The Desulfobotulus pelophilus sequence AAAAGGGAAGGCTGACGGGCAGATATTCAGACATGGAAAAAGCGGTTCCTTTCGGGAAACCGCTTTTTGTGTCTGGGATTTAAGGGGGGCTGCTTTTTGGGTCTTTGGAGCATAAAGGGGGCAGCCCCTTTTTTTAGACAAATGTACTTACATACAAGGTCTCCACTTTCTCACGAGCCCATGGAGTTTTACGCAAGAACTTCAGTGATGATTTAACCGACGGCTCATTTAAAAAACAGTTGATACTGATTTGTTTGTATAAATCCTCCCAGCCATAGTGTTCAACCAGGCAAGTCAAAATTTTTTCTAAGCTTAATCCATGCAGAGGATTTTTTGGCTGTTCGGTCATCGGGTCATTCTCGGTTGTTGTTAAGGTAAAAGGAGTCAGATAAAAGAGGATAAAAGGGGTCTAAGAGAAAAAGAGAAAAAGGGGTCTGACCCCTTTTTCCTTTTTTCTCCTTCGGCTCACCGGGAAATTTTTGTTGGCGGCCTTTGTTCGGTCCTATGCACAAAGGATGACAGCGGAAATTTATCCGGTGCAGCCGATTATTAGCCGCTGTCACTCGTTTAGCGTCTTATTCCCTTCCCCTTTCGGCGGAATCACAGAATCAAAAAACTTCTCTGTGGGCGGTGCAGGTCTAGTCGGCTCCGGGATGAGCGGCTGCGATGGCGCTGCAGGTGACTGTTGAGAACTGGCCGGAATCTTGTTTGTATCTTCCGTCATAACCACCTCCAATGGCTGTCTAGTTTGCAAAATTTCAACTACTACGGCTTCTTTCTCATTCGACACTGTTTGAACATAGAAATAGTACGGCATAGAAGCCAATACGAATGGAATAGCTAATGTTGCCGCAACCTGTGCCCGAAGAATACCTGTCATTCGTCGCCTATTCACGCCGGCGTTGTGCGAAATTGATTCGTTCAGGGACATGAGGAGAATGTGCTTTGTGTCACATATTGACTCTTTGATGCTTGAACCACCTTGGTAGTACTCAAACAGAGCGGGCGGCTTAATGCCAGCTTTGTACTCAAACCCTCTGAACAAAACGAAAAACACGAAGGCGAGCGACACCAACAATAGAAGAATTGACAAGGAAGCTGGTACCGAGAACAGCCAGAATCCTAAACCGGCGAAGTATCCAGCCCCATATGTTGAAAGCAGAGAAACTACAATCACAGCTGCGGGCGTCAGGAGCACTCCAGATATGAAGGCAATGCGATCACGAATCCTATCCGTTGTCGCAAGCTCGGAATCGAGCGCTTTATCTGAACGCTCCAAGAACCAATCGAGACACTGCTCTACATCATCACTCATTCAGAACCTACCCAAGCCCAATCAGACGGCTAACGGGGCGGCGGATCAGCTGCAAGGATAAAAGGGGTCTGACCCCTTTTACTCTTGGTCTTTGGAATATAAAGGGGTCTGGCCCCTTTTCTTTTAAAGCAAAGCGGAAGCCAGGACGTTTTTGGCAGTCCGTGTTAACGCGCTTGTTAGCCGCTTCTCTAAATTGCATAAGATATAACGATAAAAACTTTTTACCTCTTACAGATGTGCTGGAGTAATGATTTGGATTTAAGATCATTCGCATCACATGGGCTTCATGCTTTTTTCCACACTTAACATTAGGAAACATAATCCTCAATGATTCTATATAACGCAGCAATTCGTAATTTGACTCAAAGCCATCAATCGCTCTATCAAATAAATAACTTTTGCTTGATAGCCGTACAACAGGAGGAATGCCCAGTATTCTTATCAGTATGTCATGCCACTTTAAAAGAATTTGGTCCACCTGGGATCCAGTAGCTATTCCGCTCCTGTAAATAGATTTGCATTTCCTAAGAGCAAGAAATGTTTCAGCTTCTATTTTTCCCAAATTAAACTCTTGCTCTATTTCGCGAGTTAACTGAACCACATTAAATAGAACTCGCCTTTTTCTTGCAAAGTACTTTATAAAATAATCTCTCGATAAAACGAACAAATAATCAGCAAGCCACCAAGAAGCCACATAACTATTAGGGCTACTCAGGGCATTGAGAAGGCTTTTTCTAGAACGCTCCATTTCCTCAAAAGATGGAGGGATTAGGTCGCATTTAGCAATAAGCGCCTTGAACGTATCGCCACTATCATAAAGCACCTGGGACTCATGCTTTAAATGCTGCAAGAACAATGAACCTTGCAGCCTCATAGATTCAAGTTGATACGGCGTGTAAACGGAAACATTATAACCAAGAGAAGAATATGTCTTTATGGCATCTTTTTTATTTTTAGAGTTGCAGATAACAAGCAAGTCTTTGTCACTTTGACGGTCGCTTCCACCGGACACCTGCGATCCGAATAAAACTGCAGAAATTATCGTCATGTTTTTATCACCCTAGAACTTATTGATTTCAGGAACAACGAAATAACAACAATCCCCAATGTAACTTCCACGGCAACAACGAGCTTTCCGAGTTGAGTGGTTGGGGATATATCGCCATAACCAAGAGTAGTTAGGGTAACCAAAGTAAAGTATACAGAATCAAGAAATGAGCATATAACGCCATCCCCAAATAACTCTACCCGAAAATAATAATTGATACCTGAAAATATTAAAACAATGATTACATATGTAATCAGAACTCTGTGCAACTTTAGGCCATAGCCAGAAGTTAGGAAATCAAAAGTATGAACCATTTTTTTCCGCAAGAACGTATGTAATTTTATTCTTTTTCGATCCAATTGAGAGTTGAGATGTGCATTTTCAGCTCGATACATCATGTAAAGGCTTTCTTTTGCCCTGTCCGGTTGCCTTTCATTACTTAGGTTTTTGTATAGACTATGGTACAGATCTGCTGCTATGTTCGTATCCGCTTTTAGATCAAAGTTTTTACTGAAATATGCTGGGTCGATAAAAGTCCTTTCAAATTGTGACTTATTAGTGTTTGTGTTGATAAATTGGCAGTCAATAAATTCACAATCGATGAATTTTGAGCTAAGTAGCAAGCACCCATCGAAAATGCAATACACAAAGCTCACGTTACGAAATGTAGTGTCTTTGAATGAGACATTTCTATATGTTTTGCTTTTTTGCCTCAGAACTCTTGATGGATCTGGATTGAACTGATCTGGAAAATACAGAACCTCTGCAAATACCCCATTAACCTCTTGCTCCAAAAACTCAACAAGAGTGTTTGTTCGAGTTGGGTTGCCAGCTATTGAAAACTTATTTGCGGCCATTATTAATCTATCTTGGTTTATCGCTTTTTAAGGCTAACAAAATATTATACAGTTCTGTATAACATGCAGGCTGAGGAGTTGTACTGCCCACAAACCCCACTGTACCATCTGAAAAAAGATCCTTTTCTATACCCCACGCACCCCAGCCTGACAAGTCCCATTTACATTTCCCGCAACTTTCCCCTGCATCCTCAACAGGCATCTTGACATTCTATTCCGGTCTGGGTATCGTTTTCATACTGTGGCAAAAAACCGCAGCCGGGATTCGCACTCCTGAAACACAGTGGCGGAAAGCGCCCACCATAAAAATGCAGGCGCATTTTTTGCGCCCTCGCTCACTCTTATGGCGGGGCTGTATGGGCCTCTTCGGAGGGCCGGTTTGCCTTGTGTCCGGTAGTGCGAACCCGTACAGCTACCGCCACCCTTTTCGCACAAGGACGGCGGATTCCTAAATTCCATACACAAGGAGACCGTCATGACACAGCATCTGTCCATCACTGATTTTACCTTTCAGAATCACACCGTAAGAACCTTATCCGAAAATGAAGAGACTTGGTTTGTGGCCAGGGATGTTTGCGATGCAATGGATATTGCATGGAAAGGGTCTGATTCTTTGCAGAGTATTCCGGAAAGCTGGAGGGTGGTCCGGAGTTTCCGGACCACCCTCAAAAACCAACACGGTGAGTACGGAGAACAGGAAAAAGAATTCATCCTCATCAACGAACCCGCCCTGTACAAACTGGCCTTCCGCTCCAACAAACCCGCCGCCGAAGAGTTTACCAACTGGGTGGCATCGGAAGTTCTCCCCGCCATCCGCAAGACGGGCCGCTATGGGTCTGTTGCTCCCGTGGACATCAACCATGGCCATGAAGATCAGATCCTTCTGGCACGGCACCTTGTCCGGGAAGTGAATGGTATGCTGGCAAGCTTACGCACCGTCGGCCAGCTTCATCAGAATATGGTGGTTTCTGTGAACAATATCCTCCGGACGGTAAGCGTACTCAGTCCGGAAGTCCATCATGAAGCCTTTCTTCAGACCCTCAGGCAGCAGAAAGAAAAATCAGGTGGGGTGCAGGCGTAAATAAGCCACATCATTGATTTCGGCTGCTACTGAATTCGGTGGAAGAATTAAAAACCAAGGCGGGCTAAGAATAAGCCTGAAAAAAACAACCAAGTAATCTTGGAGTAATCAAAAAAGAAGCACAGCAAAAAACCCTTTTCTTTTAAATAGTTAAGAAAACATTCGAAGCCCGCCGCCTCCACCAGTAACAAAATGCAAGCCGCCTTCGGGCGGCTTTTTTTGTGCTCTTTTTTCCAGAAAAGATGGGCTCTACAGCTCTTTTTGCTGAACCAGCGCATTCAATCTTATACAAAAATGCAACGTCCCTTGCCTATGATGCCAGAGCCTGAAAATATGTAAGCAGCCCCCTGCTCTTTGAAAAAGAGTTTCTCATAGACAATTATATAACTAAGCCTTTTTTGCTGTCGTTGCCGTTTGAACAAATTTTCTATGTACTTTGTGGCCTGCCGTATTGTTTCCGGTGTACGATGACAAAAAAAGTCAAAAAACAACAAAATTTGTCAGCCCTTTTCTTCCAAAACGCCTTTCTGATAACGGACATTCTGTAGCTGCATCTTCAATTGTCTGTGCATTATCGAAAAAATTTCTGCCAGAGCCCTTTTACTTATGCACCCAACAGCCCGAGCCCTCTGTCAAAGGACTGAAACTTGCAAGCAGACGAGATAAGCAGGCAAGAGGGATACCTTTTTGCTGTCACAGGTCCTTTTTTCTTTCAATATTTGGACTATTGTGCCTACTCTGTACCCACACTTACTGCCCTTTATCACCCACTGCATGCACCACACCAGTGCAGATTTGCAAAGTTGATCACACCCATCTGACTGGCGATGAACCAGGAAAGGATGGGCCAAAAAATTTGACCTTTGGCAGACCACAACCCACACAATCCTGTCACGCAGCCCTTTCTTTTATTTCCGGAGATCACCATGGGAAACCCAAAAGGTTTTACGCTTGTTGAAATTGTCGTCATCATAGCCCTGCTGGGCATTATAGCTGCCATTGCCACACCGACTTTCAGAGAAGCTCGGAATAACAATCACATCAAAACCGCCACCTTCACCCTTGGCACGGCAATGAGTTATGCAAGAAATGAGGCCATTACCCGTGGTACTTCCGTTACCATCTGCCGATCTGCCAATCCCAACGCAACGGACAGTCCAACGGGTACCATCGCCCCTTCCTGCAGCACAGCAGCCGGAACAGGATGGGAAACGGGGTATATTGTTTTTGTGGATACCGCCGGAGATGGCATACGGAACGCAGGAGAAGAACTGCTCAGGGTCTTCCCACCCAGCAGAGGCAACATTGTCATACAAGGAGTAACAAGCAGTACTCCCACGGCGGCCCCCCTTAATTCCATGACCTACCCACCTACAGGCTTTGGAAGAGACATGGGCGGCACCATTACCGCAGGCCTTCCCGGCGCCGGTGGCGTGGACACCTCTAAAACACACTTTGATATCACCATAGACCGCAACGGCCGGTTCACAACCAGCGGGCCCAAATAAATAACTCAAGTTTCGGACTTGAGTAGTAAAGCTGTGTTGATTTTTGATCTTGGGTGTTGTATTCATAAAAAGCCTCTTTCTTTAGTGGATTCGACGGTTTAGGCGATTGTCTTATACACTAAATTAAGGGGCCTTTAAATATGGAAAATCTACGACTTTAAGATTTTATCATTTAAAATCAAAGCATTGTGGCAAGTCCGAAACTTGAGTAAACAAAACTTACTAAAAAATCCATTTACCACTCAACGCAGATAAAAATGCCTGCTTGCTCTCATCAGATCGGAAACAGCAGTTGCTTTGTCGAGTGGGTTTCGGCCTTACTGGCAACAGGGAGATAGCTTCTCCCTGTTGCCCCGCTACCAGCATACAGCGCTGGAATCCTCATCCGTTGCCGTTCTTGCTGTCTTCTGCCCCTGATGATTGATTACCATACGATTGCATCGGGTATCCCTTGCCTGTCCTCCCGTGGGAGTAGCCGTTAAGGTAAACCCCCCACCACTGCTGGTGACTGCAAAAGAAATGGCATACCGTCCCTCTGCCGATGTCAGGCCTGCGCCCATCGCACCGGTATAGGTATTATTCCGCACATAAAAACGTTCCGCCTGCTGAGCCCGCTCCATCAGACTGGCTCTGGCATCGGAACGACCGGACCGGAGAACATGGTTTGTATACTGCGGCCATGCTATACCCGCAAGAATACCGATCAATGCAATCACAATCATCAGTTCAACAAGGGTAAATCCATTCTCACCATCCCTCTTATTCATACAACCCCCTTCAACGGTTTTTCTGAATCAAAGCTGCCCGCATCATACACTGATGCGGGCAGCACAATTCACATCACAAAAACTTACTGCAAAAAGAACTACGGCAACTGCCGCCAGGAACGACGGCCCAGCCGGGACGTATCGCCAGGACTGGGAACGGGCTCTAAGTTACCTTCCGTATCCGTAATAATCATGAATTCCTGATTATTGGATCCCGGCAGGGGAGTAGGCCTCGTAATCAGTCCCTTCTCAAAGGCCATACCGGAAACAGCATGGTCTCCGTCGCCAATGGTGCCATCCGCATTGGTATCAAATACCTTTCCTTTAGGCTGGCCGCAGGTCAGTGCATCCACCTGCATGAGCCACCCCGTACCCGCAGCAGGAGAACAAGGATCCTTGCTATCCGACGGAATGAGGGTAGAAAACGCCGCACGCCCGTGGCGGAGGACAGGGGCCGTTACCACCCGTTCTCCACGTCCCCCCACAGAGGCAAGACTCAGATCCAGATAGCATCCGTCGGTTTTTTTATCATCCGCATTGCTGCTGATCACCCGGAAAAGAGGCCCTTTCGAGTCAAAACGCTTTTCCTCCAGTATGGACTGACCCAGCAGGGTAGACCTGTCCTGCTTGGCTATGGCAGCGCCATTATCCCGGATACCATAAAAGGACTGCACAGATGGACTGGTACCGACAATGTTATCGCCCTCTTCAAAATACTTTCCGGTTCCAAAAAGAACCACATATCCGCTATCCGGGTGTTTCCGTATATCCACAGGGGCTGTGATGGGTTGCGCGTCACCAGCTGCATTTTTAGCCGTAAAGAGGGGGACTTTTTTGCTACCACTCGTAAAAGCCACATCCCATTGGCCACTATTGCCATGGGTGAGATCAAACTTCCATACATTACCAAGAAGATCCCCTGCATAGGCATGCTGAAGCACACGCTTTTCATTTACAAGCAAAGTCACAGGCGACAGCCCATTGGCATTACCCGCCCCTCCTGCGCCCGTATCAATTTTCTTCATAAGCTGTCCGTCACGAAGACGTACAATAAACAGGGAGGCTTCCTTGCTTTTACCTCTGTAACCATTCCCCAGAATCACCACCCATTCCCCACCAAGAAAACCGATAACGGGTTGTCCCAGCACATACCCCAGATCCTCATGGGTAAACTCCCACATGACGTTCTGTTCATTGAGCTTTACCGTATCTCCATCATAGGGAGTTGTCACATCCAGGGCATAAATCCCCTTTCCTCCCGCACCAAGGGTTCCGACCAGAACCGTTCTCCATTTTTCCGTGGCCTCCTGAGGTGTCCGGATATGGACATCCCCCACGGCCATGGGACCATCCACATAATACCGATGGCTGTACTCACGACTTGCCAGCTCCTTCAGTCTTGGAAAGACAAGATTCGGCACATAGGCAAAAATCTCTTTGCCCGTAGCCGCATCAAAAGCGTGCAGCATGCCGTCATTGGCGCCTACGTACAGAACCCGCTTCCGGCTTCGGTTGCCTATCCGGAAGGTACCATAAGTGTCTCTTCCGGCAGTGCCCTCGGGAAGGAGATGGTACTGCATGTTCAGAGGCCCCACAATCATGGGATCCGAGCCAATGATATCTCCCAGAACCGTGCGGTCAGAGCGGGTGCGGAATTGGGTTTTGGAGGTATCTCCACGGAGCCAGCCCAGCAGATCCGCATCATCATTCAGCTGATTTTGCTGCTCTTCACTGATGCTGTTCCACTGAAAAGCCACCCCTTTGGTGCCATCATGGGTAAAAATTCTCCGCTGGCTATGGCCAGGAATGACCCCATCCGTAAAAGTATCCCATGCGGCAGTGGTGCTGACCACCCCTTTTTTACTGATGGGGAATGCCCGCATCCGGCCACTCCAGTCCCTGCTGTCAAAAACAGCCTGATAAACGAGGGTATTGTCCGTAATACGGGTGCTGTTGGCCACAATGGCCGTCATGCTTCCTTCGATATCGCCCGCAATGTTATCCAGCAGCTTACTCAGTTCATCGGCAAAAGTAATGGGATCCGCCGCACTGAAAAAACCTCCCCTGCTGTTCACTCCGGCATGCAACAGATCATCTATCTTAGCGGCATCAGTGGTTGGAGAGGGCCAGTTAATGGTCTGCCCATTCTCCACAGCCAGAAACGCCGCCTGAGGGTCAATGGATCCTGTCACACCAAGTCCCACGCCAAAAGTCATCATATTCTGCCAGAATGCCGGGTTGCTGACCCTTTCCAGCTCTTTTGTATCATCATTATATCTGGCCTTAATTTCAAAAACATTGTTGGGCAAATCCGGCCGTAAGTCCTCTTTCCAATACGTCATGGCAACGTCAGCCAATGTATCACTGACTGAATCTGAAAAAGTTGGCCCTATCGTAAATGTTTCCACGGTCCCATCCGGGCGCTCGTGAGAAAAAGAAGTCTTCTCCCTGTCAGCATTACCCACATTTGGACTACTTCCATTCCAGTAGCCATCGGTCATCAATATGGTGTAACTACTACGGCAGCTGATGTGACTCTCCGTATTATTGGTTCCCGGCACAGCCCCCCATGGCCCCCGATTATCCCGCCTTTTAAAGTACTCCCCCGCAGCCTTAAGGGAAAGCCGCAATGGCGTTCCAGCAGATGGGATATCATCCGTATACAAGTGGGTAAAAAAACGCTGTCTGTCCGCACCCCTGAACGGCCGGACACCCATTTTTATTTTTTCTGTTGCAACACCATCAATGGTTGAACGGCCCTGATTAATGGAACCGTACCCCACACGCATATACTCTCCCTGCTCAGAAAAAGCCCTTCCGATAGCCGCTCTGGAAGCTAGTATTCTGGAACGGTAATATGTATACCAGTTAGCAAAGTTCTGCATCTCCTGAGCCTGAGTACAGGAGGCTATGACATTGCCGCCCTCCTGTCTAGTACTGCAATCCGATCTGGTTTCAGGAGTTCTGCCATGCCCTTCAAATCGGGTGGCAGCTGTGATCGATCCATTATAGCCCGTGTCACCCACATTAAT is a genomic window containing:
- a CDS encoding BRO-N domain-containing protein; its protein translation is MTQHLSITDFTFQNHTVRTLSENEETWFVARDVCDAMDIAWKGSDSLQSIPESWRVVRSFRTTLKNQHGEYGEQEKEFILINEPALYKLAFRSNKPAAEEFTNWVASEVLPAIRKTGRYGSVAPVDINHGHEDQILLARHLVREVNGMLASLRTVGQLHQNMVVSVNNILRTVSVLSPEVHHEAFLQTLRQQKEKSGGVQA
- a CDS encoding ion channel → MAANKFSIAGNPTRTNTLVEFLEQEVNGVFAEVLYFPDQFNPDPSRVLRQKSKTYRNVSFKDTTFRNVSFVYCIFDGCLLLSSKFIDCEFIDCQFINTNTNKSQFERTFIDPAYFSKNFDLKADTNIAADLYHSLYKNLSNERQPDRAKESLYMMYRAENAHLNSQLDRKRIKLHTFLRKKMVHTFDFLTSGYGLKLHRVLITYVIIVLIFSGINYYFRVELFGDGVICSFLDSVYFTLVTLTTLGYGDISPTTQLGKLVVAVEVTLGIVVISLFLKSISSRVIKT
- a CDS encoding GspH/FimT family pseudopilin; the encoded protein is MGNPKGFTLVEIVVIIALLGIIAAIATPTFREARNNNHIKTATFTLGTAMSYARNEAITRGTSVTICRSANPNATDSPTGTIAPSCSTAAGTGWETGYIVFVDTAGDGIRNAGEELLRVFPPSRGNIVIQGVTSSTPTAAPLNSMTYPPTGFGRDMGGTITAGLPGAGGVDTSKTHFDITIDRNGRFTTSGPK
- a CDS encoding type IV pilin protein, yielding MNKRDGENGFTLVELMIVIALIGILAGIAWPQYTNHVLRSGRSDARASLMERAQQAERFYVRNNTYTGAMGAGLTSAEGRYAISFAVTSSGGGFTLTATPTGGQARDTRCNRMVINHQGQKTARTATDEDSSAVCW
- a CDS encoding VF530 family protein, whose protein sequence is MTEQPKNPLHGLSLEKILTCLVEHYGWEDLYKQISINCFLNEPSVKSSLKFLRKTPWAREKVETLYVSTFV
- a CDS encoding pilus assembly protein translates to MMMQQIKRSMGKASFLILVQMGLAAVLVWGSMAAADELPQEPLFLSTSVEPNLLFIIDDSGSMHFEITPDEHILSQSYYIFPRVSEAYNSGHGYTNRIPTFERDQPYNAFARSPQHNASYYNPAVEYKPWKKADGSSYTDADPEAAYHNPEKEWLGYFDLTTRRAGTRAGYTSRGTDAQPIRCSSLSSCSGGSRVAYWPAFYYWYTGGDPWLVNNYQRISINVGDTGYNGSITAATRFEGHGRTPETRSDCSTRQEGGNVIASCTQAQEMQNFANWYTYYRSRILASRAAIGRAFSEQGEYMRVGYGSINQGRSTIDGVATEKIKMGVRPFRGADRQRFFTHLYTDDIPSAGTPLRLSLKAAGEYFKRRDNRGPWGAVPGTNNTESHISCRSSYTILMTDGYWNGSSPNVGNADREKTSFSHERPDGTVETFTIGPTFSDSVSDTLADVAMTYWKEDLRPDLPNNVFEIKARYNDDTKELERVSNPAFWQNMMTFGVGLGVTGSIDPQAAFLAVENGQTINWPSPTTDAAKIDDLLHAGVNSRGGFFSAADPITFADELSKLLDNIAGDIEGSMTAIVANSTRITDNTLVYQAVFDSRDWSGRMRAFPISKKGVVSTTAAWDTFTDGVIPGHSQRRIFTHDGTKGVAFQWNSISEEQQNQLNDDADLLGWLRGDTSKTQFRTRSDRTVLGDIIGSDPMIVGPLNMQYHLLPEGTAGRDTYGTFRIGNRSRKRVLYVGANDGMLHAFDAATGKEIFAYVPNLVFPRLKELASREYSHRYYVDGPMAVGDVHIRTPQEATEKWRTVLVGTLGAGGKGIYALDVTTPYDGDTVKLNEQNVMWEFTHEDLGYVLGQPVIGFLGGEWVVILGNGYRGKSKEASLFIVRLRDGQLMKKIDTGAGGAGNANGLSPVTLLVNEKRVLQHAYAGDLLGNVWKFDLTHGNSGQWDVAFTSGSKKVPLFTAKNAAGDAQPITAPVDIRKHPDSGYVVLFGTGKYFEEGDNIVGTSPSVQSFYGIRDNGAAIAKQDRSTLLGQSILEEKRFDSKGPLFRVISSNADDKKTDGCYLDLSLASVGGRGERVVTAPVLRHGRAAFSTLIPSDSKDPCSPAAGTGWLMQVDALTCGQPKGKVFDTNADGTIGDGDHAVSGMAFEKGLITRPTPLPGSNNQEFMIITDTEGNLEPVPSPGDTSRLGRRSWRQLP